In Tachysurus fulvidraco isolate hzauxx_2018 chromosome 11, HZAU_PFXX_2.0, whole genome shotgun sequence, one DNA window encodes the following:
- the tmem199 gene encoding transmembrane protein 199 isoform X2 — protein MNVTANSFTLGDKFHEKLEELLQKKHSISLDLLQELEALKKQTIISFKTVRKLQKLLQQNGYPVYLHELLEDSMLYLPKVEPPPRNPQLVARLEKIKAKLANEEYRRITRNVNPHESNNVGTLADFGREGQQNLFFGQEICQTKKKNPRQSCSVCQSSRGYCVQFLGNGGCSLCLCLYW, from the exons CACGAGAAGTTAGAAGAGTTATTGCAGAAAAAACACAGTATTTCCCTGGATCTCCTTCAGGAATTAGAAGctcttaaaaaacaaaccatCATCTCATTCAAGACTGTCAGGAAACTGCAGAAACTTCTTCAGCAAAATG GATATCCAGTGTACCTTCATGAGTTGCTCGAAGATAGCATGCTTTATCTTCCAAAGGTGGAACCGCCTCCAaga AACCCTCAGTTAGTGGCACGTCTGGAGAAAATCAAAGCAAAACTTGCAAATGAAGAATATAGGAGAATCACACGGAATGTGAATCCTCAC GAAAGTAATAATGTTGGAACCCTAGCAGACTTTGGAAGAGAAGGTCAGCAGAATCTTTTTTTTGGTCAGGAAATTTgtcagactaaaaaaaaaaatcctcgcCAGAGTTG TTCGGTCTGTCAAAGCAGTCGTGGTTACTGTGTTCAATTTCTTGGTAACGGTGGTTGCAGCCTTTGCTTGTGCTTATATTGGTAG
- the tmem199 gene encoding transmembrane protein 199 isoform X1 — MNVTANSFTLGDKFHEKLEELLQKKHSISLDLLQELEALKKQTIISFKTVRKLQKLLQQNGYPVYLHELLEDSMLYLPKVEPPPRNPQLVARLEKIKAKLANEEYRRITRNVNPHESNNVGTLADFGREVRSVKAVVVTVFNFLVTVVAAFACAYIGSQYIFTETTARVISAVIAASVVGLAELYVLVRTMEGDLGEP; from the exons CACGAGAAGTTAGAAGAGTTATTGCAGAAAAAACACAGTATTTCCCTGGATCTCCTTCAGGAATTAGAAGctcttaaaaaacaaaccatCATCTCATTCAAGACTGTCAGGAAACTGCAGAAACTTCTTCAGCAAAATG GATATCCAGTGTACCTTCATGAGTTGCTCGAAGATAGCATGCTTTATCTTCCAAAGGTGGAACCGCCTCCAaga AACCCTCAGTTAGTGGCACGTCTGGAGAAAATCAAAGCAAAACTTGCAAATGAAGAATATAGGAGAATCACACGGAATGTGAATCCTCAC GAAAGTAATAATGTTGGAACCCTAGCAGACTTTGGAAGAGAAG TTCGGTCTGTCAAAGCAGTCGTGGTTACTGTGTTCAATTTCTTGGTAACGGTGGTTGCAGCCTTTGCTTGTGCTTATATTGGTAGTCAGTACATCTTCACAGAAACAACAGCG aggGTTATATCTGCAGTGATTGCAGCATCTGTAGTTGGTCTAGCAGAGCTTTATGTACTAGTTCGCACTATGGAGGGTGACTTGGGAGAGCCATAA